A single region of the Pseudomonas mandelii genome encodes:
- a CDS encoding phage virion morphogenesis protein, protein MFTIELEHHHLQQTLNKVEWAIGDLAPLMRGIAAELASQTEQNFENEGRPEWTELSDTTTKRRSKNGNWPGQILQVSAAGLAASITTHATDSSALVGSNKPHAAMMQFGGEQVNFPHLWGDIPGRPYLPMDAAGNLQSEANEVILELALNHLRKAARP, encoded by the coding sequence ATGTTCACCATCGAACTAGAACATCACCACCTACAACAAACCCTAAACAAAGTGGAATGGGCCATCGGTGACCTCGCGCCACTCATGCGCGGCATCGCCGCCGAACTCGCCAGCCAAACCGAACAAAACTTTGAAAATGAAGGTCGTCCAGAATGGACCGAACTGTCCGACACCACCACCAAGCGGCGGTCAAAAAACGGCAATTGGCCCGGTCAGATCCTACAAGTCAGCGCTGCCGGACTGGCCGCCTCAATCACCACACACGCCACCGACAGCTCAGCCCTGGTTGGCAGTAACAAACCCCATGCGGCCATGATGCAGTTCGGTGGGGAGCAGGTAAACTTTCCGCATCTGTGGGGCGACATCCCAGGTCGGCCGTACTTGCCTATGGATGCGGCAGGCAACCTACAATCGGAAGCCAACGAGGTCATCTTAGAGTTAGCACTAAACCACTTAAGGAAAGCAGCTCGTCCTTAA
- a CDS encoding putative phage abortive infection protein has protein sequence MWARDSVFKKFWEYVKRNLFFVGVALFAITVCSIVFGVLYLHFFRGVNIPKIAVVNHDTASYWGQLGDFAGGFLNPLLSFLALMAVLKTMALQRTEMRAAQQEAKTATQEQRQQTAVYSRQMFESTLFGMLDVHAKILRDIKYTGPLSKPREGREAIDMIVKSFKETNAYKGGIAYPDLVTDESIQSEIDAFCQEWVSATGHYFRNLYWIMKMIDTNQDVPMEDRGVESLLSNQKRFYTDYLRKRRYTNIVRAQLSESEMALIQISCLGPYGADLKYYAEIYSLLKPLGRGYFGGWKRYMSRSFSDVAFLGLERIDMGTLMKVKSELVSRNASTIRRNMVT, from the coding sequence ATGTGGGCACGTGACAGTGTCTTTAAGAAATTTTGGGAATATGTGAAGAGAAACCTATTTTTTGTTGGAGTGGCTCTGTTCGCTATAACCGTTTGCAGTATTGTGTTTGGCGTTCTTTATCTACATTTTTTTCGTGGCGTTAACATCCCTAAAATAGCGGTGGTAAATCACGATACGGCTAGCTATTGGGGGCAGTTGGGTGATTTTGCTGGTGGTTTTTTGAATCCCTTATTAAGCTTTCTAGCATTAATGGCGGTATTGAAAACCATGGCTTTACAGCGGACCGAGATGAGAGCTGCCCAGCAAGAGGCTAAAACGGCGACGCAAGAGCAGAGACAGCAAACAGCTGTATATTCTAGACAGATGTTTGAGTCTACCTTATTTGGAATGCTGGACGTGCACGCAAAGATACTTAGGGATATTAAATATACCGGCCCGCTAAGTAAACCTCGAGAAGGGCGAGAAGCGATTGACATGATTGTGAAAAGCTTTAAAGAAACTAACGCCTATAAGGGAGGTATTGCATATCCAGATCTCGTGACGGATGAAAGCATACAGAGCGAAATTGATGCTTTTTGCCAGGAGTGGGTTAGTGCAACTGGTCATTATTTTCGAAATCTATACTGGATAATGAAAATGATTGACACCAATCAAGATGTACCAATGGAGGATAGAGGCGTCGAGTCTTTATTGTCGAACCAAAAAAGATTTTATACAGATTATCTTCGAAAGAGAAGATATACAAATATTGTACGGGCGCAGCTTAGTGAGTCGGAAATGGCTCTGATACAAATAAGTTGTCTTGGTCCCTATGGGGCGGATCTGAAATATTACGCCGAAATTTATTCTCTATTAAAGCCCCTAGGGAGAGGTTATTTTGGTGGGTGGAAGCGTTACATGTCTAGAAGTTTTAGTGATGTCGCTTTCTTGGGCTTAGAGAGAATTGATATGGGTACATTGATGAAGGTTAAAAGCGAGTTAGTATCACGTAATGCATCTACGATCAGGAGAAATATGGTTACCTGA
- a CDS encoding DUF6124 family protein: MFKVTPNPPDTDPVSPYEPDSKKLNEAAERALDFHFPSNADIKATPRIRSSLFSVDPEATAETLAVYLVETLASVDVMVHQLVDHLEGESRYALLGISNSIMMAEITANRVLDRIDLSK, translated from the coding sequence ATGTTCAAGGTAACACCCAACCCACCGGACACCGATCCGGTCTCTCCCTACGAACCTGATTCAAAGAAGCTCAACGAAGCCGCCGAGCGGGCACTCGATTTCCACTTCCCGTCGAATGCCGACATCAAAGCCACCCCGCGAATACGCAGCAGCCTGTTTTCCGTGGACCCCGAAGCCACGGCCGAAACGCTGGCGGTGTATCTGGTCGAGACGCTGGCCTCGGTCGATGTGATGGTCCATCAGTTGGTGGATCATCTGGAGGGTGAGTCGCGTTATGCGCTGCTGGGTATTTCCAACAGCATCATGATGGCGGAGATTACGGCGAACCGGGTATTGGATAGGATTGATCTGTCCAAGTAG
- a CDS encoding RES family NAD+ phosphorylase gives MNDVVCFSCVIDHHLTARIKRKGVSAVCTLCKSHRKCISLKELAKEVEELLSAHIRLAEPPYPRSYFTEGEDLATWVSEIFQCDSIDEIVVAICEELTRGYGRTHRKFRNDEYYVGLPSMPINVESAWVNFKSGMMHGNRYFNEDAKKFLKWLFKDIDRKSFQKTAGFVQTLQSGKSIYRARLCKSSQDLEEIMAKPMTALAAPPKDKASAGRMNSVGVPAFYGAFARATCVAELRPPVGGRVISGRFKLTRPARLLNFKTLESAYLGPNPSFFEPNYQEKTARREALRMLHQKISTPVLPGEEREYLITQVIAEYLATQHAPRFDGVIFSSAQNKSGNNIVLFAHALSTTPEPDEYRFTDLEPKFVEPGIEYVPETLVVHEIEGVRFKTKPQKVIDGRLPAPVDDDAWDF, from the coding sequence GTGAACGATGTGGTTTGCTTCAGCTGTGTTATTGATCATCACCTTACGGCGCGCATAAAACGCAAGGGCGTCAGTGCCGTCTGCACTTTATGCAAAAGCCATCGAAAATGTATCTCCTTGAAAGAGTTAGCCAAGGAGGTCGAAGAACTGCTAAGCGCACACATTCGCTTAGCCGAGCCGCCTTATCCGCGCAGTTACTTTACTGAGGGCGAAGATCTCGCTACCTGGGTTAGTGAAATATTTCAGTGCGATAGCATTGATGAAATAGTGGTAGCTATATGTGAAGAACTGACCAGAGGCTACGGTAGGACACATCGTAAATTTAGAAACGACGAGTATTATGTCGGTCTTCCCTCAATGCCTATTAATGTAGAATCTGCCTGGGTCAATTTTAAAAGTGGTATGATGCATGGTAATCGTTACTTTAACGAAGATGCCAAGAAATTCCTTAAGTGGTTGTTCAAAGATATTGATCGGAAATCCTTTCAAAAGACTGCAGGCTTTGTGCAAACATTGCAGTCTGGCAAATCAATCTATCGAGCACGGCTATGTAAGTCTTCTCAAGATTTAGAAGAAATTATGGCTAAGCCCATGACAGCGCTTGCTGCACCACCGAAAGATAAAGCAAGCGCTGGGCGAATGAATTCCGTTGGCGTTCCCGCATTTTATGGTGCTTTTGCACGTGCTACGTGTGTTGCGGAGCTAAGACCTCCCGTCGGTGGGAGAGTAATCAGTGGCAGGTTTAAGCTCACACGCCCCGCAAGACTGTTGAACTTTAAGACGCTTGAGTCCGCCTATTTGGGACCAAATCCAAGCTTCTTTGAACCCAACTACCAAGAAAAAACAGCACGACGAGAAGCTCTGAGGATGCTCCACCAGAAAATCAGTACGCCAGTGCTCCCAGGAGAGGAGCGTGAGTATTTAATCACTCAAGTGATCGCAGAATATTTGGCTACTCAGCATGCTCCACGATTTGATGGCGTGATCTTTAGTTCCGCACAAAACAAAAGTGGAAACAATATTGTGCTGTTTGCTCATGCCCTCTCCACAACGCCTGAACCAGATGAATATAGATTTACGGACCTTGAACCCAAGTTTGTCGAACCAGGTATAGAATACGTCCCTGAAACTTTAGTAGTGCATGAAATCGAAGGGGTGCGGTTTAAAACAAAACCGCAGAAGGTGATAGACGGAAGATTGCCTGCGCCTGTTGACGATGATGCATGGGATTTTTGA